The stretch of DNA GAGATCTAGCTAAAACAAAAACTCTGTTAGAAAAAGTTCAAGATACCAACGCACAAACTAAAATTTGTGATATATTTACTGGCAATTCAATATTACACTATATTGTAGAAAACTCTTGTAATAATCCTGAATCGGTTTGGATAGAACTTCTTGAAAAACTTCTATCCAAGTACAGCGCTAATAATTCAATACCAGTTTATAATAGTAGTGTTGATCCATGTCCAAAACTTAACATTAACCCTTAGAGGGATTATTGTGGTACCCTTTACTGCTGCGTGTGCACCAGGTAACCTTGATGTTGTAAATTTGTTTTTTAAGTACGAAGCAGACCATAATATATGTGGTATTTGGGCTTCACCACTTTAATTATACTTTAAAGAAAAATAAAAATGATGTTGCTAAGGCACTATTTGAATACGGTGCTAAAATTGATGTAGACTATGTAGAAGAAAGGTTAATTATCAGCGGTACTACAGAATATAGTCAGAGTACGGTGGAAATACTCTTACCGTATGCATCTATATAGACAAAAAACAGGATGTTACAATCAATTGCCTACAGCTATCATGAGAAAACTGATCACGATATTGAAAAAGCAAAATTACTATTGAAGGGAAGTGCTAACCCTAAATTTTTCGGTGAAATAGAAAAAGGAGAATTAAATACTAGTACATCATATTTGGCCTAGTCAAAAGGAAAAAGTAAGCTTGTGAAACTATTTAATGAACACAAAGAAAATGTAATTAACAACAATTCACATCCAGTAAAAAATAAGGTATTTAGCCACCTATAACAGATCATAACTCTCCATAAAAACGATCTTCAGAAAGAAGATAGATAATTATAGCTCTAGCGTTATTGTTTAGTGCTATAGGAGCCAAACTGGCTATAATAGGAATTATACATAAAATTGCTGCTATTGAAGCAGTTGTAACAGCCGTGTTGTCAGGAATTGCTGATGCTATAGCAGGTGGTGTAACAGGATATCTTATTAATGCAGCAATAAATCAATGCTGTAATAGTCAGAAATGTGCAACTCAGTAGTTCAAAAATGAGACCAATCTGGTAAATAGGCACTTGTAGGAGTAGAAATTATTTTATGGCTTTTCTTTGCTAAGTCTACTAAATACAGTTTAGAACTGCTCTGTGATTCTGTTTTTGTAAAGATATTCCTCTGCCATTTGACAGCCATGCTGGGATTTGATTTATGCTTCTCTGAAAGCAAACGTTCTTCTTTGTCATCTGACTTCATAATTCCTATATAAAAATTTCCTGGTTGAATCTTTGTAAAAACTATAAGACCACGCTTTGGTGACCAAACAGGTGTAGCATATCTCCACTTCCAAAACTAATTCTCTTAGATTCTTTACTTTTTTTTGTAAAATCAATAATGTAAAGTTGCTGACTTCCACTCACATCAGAACCAAAAACCATGTATTTCTGGTCTGGAGAAAAAGATGGGGAAGTACTTATAGCTAAACTTTTAGTAATTTTTCTCGTACGTTTACTGCTTAAACCTAAAGATAATATATTTGTCTCACCACCAAATGAATGAGAAATGAGAAGAGATTTGCAATCAGGAAAAAAACTAGGAGCAGAAATAACACCTTCAAATATACCAACTATTGATTTAGTATTTTTTTTAAACTCTTCCATATCATATAGCTTCTGCCATCCAAATATGAGATATAAACAATACTCTCCTCATTTGGTGAAACCCTAGTATTGACACAAATTTATCGCCGTTTGTTAAGTATTTTATATCGCTTTCATCTTGATTCACAACAGCAATTCTGCGTATGGACTTGTAATTACTATCTCTTTACTTCTGCAATGTACTCTATTTTCGTGTTAAAATGCCCCTTTTCACCAATTAATCTATCATGTACTGCATCCGAAATAAGATTAGTAATTTTTCTCTAGTCTTTTGCAGGAAAAACAACTGACTGGGTAAATAACTCTCCTTTTACAAAAGAATCAAACAAATGAAATGATAGCTCTAAGGCACTACCAGATACTTTGTTTAAACTTACTGTAACTAACATACCGCTCTTCCAAGGTTTTTGAATGACATGATTTTATAGCCCCTACGCCTTGTTCTATATTAAATAAACCGCAATTGGATAAATTTTTCTCAATCATTTTTGTAATGCTTTCACTTAATTCACTTTCCAGCTTTGTCTTGCATGTACATTTGGACACAACAAAGCTGATATTACCAACACTATCCTTTCTTACATCAACTACAAAGCAGCTTTAGTAAAATAAGAAATAAATAACGGAAGAAGTAATATTAGCTGAACAAGTAAATTCATTAGACTTTCTCCCTCCCAGCAAGCGTTTATTTTGAAGGTAAACTGCATACAGATGACGCCATGAAAGTAGCTGATACACGACTGTTCAAATCCTCGTATTACAGCACGTGGCATCAGCTTCTGGTGTTATTCCAGTATATGACACTGGAATTCAGTTTTTTGGTAATTTCATCGAAAATGTTGCGCAGTGCGCTTTTTCACAAGCAATTTTTCTAGATCCCAGTGTCACGCACTGGGATGACACCCTCCTGGTAAACTCAAACACAATGCTTGTACAGCTGTATGCTTGACACAGGTCCTTTGTTTCTAGATTTTAGCGCCACATACTGAAATGACAAGGAGTACATTGTTAACCTCTTACTTAAATAATGGTTAAAAAAAGAGGTTTATTTCATACCTGTTCTATCTGGACCTCAATTATAGGTCTTTTCAGTAAATATTCCTTTAAGATACTAAATATTAAGCTCTCAATCTTATTTCTTACTTTTTTTGTCGACTGTAAATTAAATGCTGACTCAACCGCCTTTATGATCCTTTGTATGATAGCTGCATCTTCTACTGCTTCTAAAACACCAGGCGCAAATACTTTTGGTTTAGCCAGCAATTTATTTCTCTTGTTTACAATTGCTGTCACTACAATAGTTCCAGCATCCCTCATCTTCTTACGCATTCTTATAACATTACTCCCCGGATGACGTAGCAAAATACCATCAACACCAAAATAGTTAACATTAATTGAATCAACTTTCTTTCCGTTCTCCAAGTTAACAATATCACCCGGTGCAATCATTATTGCTTTTTCCACACCACACTCTTTAGCAAATTTTACATGTGCATGCGTATGAATATACTCACCATGGACTGGAATAGACATTTTAGGTTTTATCAAAGAATACATTTCTCTTAGCTCTGCCTTGACTGGATGTCCAGAAGCATGAACACATTCTGTTTTCTCAGTAACAATCTCCACTCCCATTTCAATGAAAGCATTGAATATAACATGTGCACGAGTTTCATTACCAGGAATAATCTTTGACGAAAAAATTACTGTATCACCTTGTTGCATTTTAAATGCATGATGACTCTTATTAGCAAGTTTTGAGATTGCCGCCATTGGCTCGCCTTGGCAACCAGTGCAGATTAATAATAACTTTTCCCTTGGCAAATCTGCCACATCTTTTACTTCACAAAATTCAACAGAATCGGTTAAATACCCACTATTTTGTGCAACTCTTACTATTCTCCACAAGGACCTACCAAGCAAAACCACTTTTCTACCTAGTACCTTTGCAACTTGGCCTATCGTTTCAATCCGTGCCACGTTTGAAGCAAATAACGACACAGCAACTAGTTTTTTAGACCGCCTTATTATATTATAAATATTGTTATAAATTTCACTTTCTGATTCAGGATTATGCTTGCCTAACACATTTGTTGAATCACAAATTGCTGCAAGCAGATTACCTTTATCACCAATTTCTTTTAAACGACTTATATTAGAAGTTAAACCAACAATAGGTTTTTGATCGAATTTCCAATCACCAGTATGAAGCGCGCTGCCCACATCAGTGCTAACTAATATTGAATGTGCTTCAGGAATTGAATGAGTTACATTTATAAACTCAACAGTGAAAGGACTTAAATTTATACTGCCGTTTATATCCACCTCCTTCACAGATACCATACCTTCCAGCCGAAATTCCTTCAGTTTTTCCTTGAGAAAATTAGCTGTGAACTTTGTTGTATATATGGGACATTGTAACTCTTTCCACAAGTAAGGCACTGCACCGCAGTGGTCTTCATGTGCATGCGTAATTATTATTCCAAGCAAATCTTTCTTCCTTTGAGCAATAAAACTTACATCAGCAATTAATAGCTCAATACCTGGCATAGTTTCATCGGCAAAACCAATACCAAGGTCAATCATAATCCACTTGCCTCGGTAATGATACAGGTTAACATTCATCCCAATCCTGCCTACCCCTCCAAGTGGAAGAAATAAAAATTCGTTTTTGTTTATATTCATTAATTTTAAATTATTAAAATGTGAGGATAGCAAAACTTCGGTTTTAAATAAAGGAGTTTGTTACTTTCAATAACCCTAAGGAGAAAAAGAAATCCTCAAGATTTTAGCTACTCTATTTACCAAAACTTATATCCAATGCAAGGTCGATATATACTCAATTTGACCACAAACATTACTTTTAACCACAGTTGACTTTATCTAGTTAATATTCTAAATTGTAAAAAACAGATAGTTTTATGGCAATAAGTCTACTACAAGGCAAAAAGGGATTAATAACTGGAATAATAAACAAGAGATCGATAGCGTACGGTATAGTAAAAACTCTCTCAGAGCATGGTGCAGAATCTGCAGTCACTTACCAGAATGAAATAGTAAAAGAGAGATTATTATCAATAGCAGCTGAATTAAATGTGGAGCTAGTATTAAACTGTGATGTTGCAAATGAAGGAACTATAGATGATGTTTTCAAGTCAATAGAAGAAAAATGGGGTACCCTTGAT from Wolbachia endosymbiont strain TRS of Brugia malayi encodes:
- a CDS encoding ribonuclease J — protein: MNINKNEFLFLPLGGVGRIGMNVNLYHYRGKWIMIDLGIGFADETMPGIELLIADVSFIAQRKKDLLGIIITHAHEDHCGAVPYLWKELQCPIYTTKFTANFLKEKLKEFRLEGMVSVKEVDINGSINLSPFTVEFINVTHSIPEAHSILVSTDVGSALHTGDWKFDQKPIVGLTSNISRLKEIGDKGNLLAAICDSTNVLGKHNPESESEIYNNIYNIIRRSKKLVAVSLFASNVARIETIGQVAKVLGRKVVLLGRSLWRIVRVAQNSGYLTDSVEFCEVKDVADLPREKLLLICTGCQGEPMAAISKLANKSHHAFKMQQGDTVIFSSKIIPGNETRAHVIFNAFIEMGVEIVTEKTECVHASGHPVKAELREMYSLIKPKMSIPVHGEYIHTHAHVKFAKECGVEKAIMIAPGDIVNLENGKKVDSINVNYFGVDGILLRHPGSNVIRMRKKMRDAGTIVVTAIVNKRNKLLAKPKVFAPGVLEAVEDAAIIQRIIKAVESAFNLQSTKKVRNKIESLIFSILKEYLLKRPIIEVQIEQV